The Microbacterium schleiferi genome contains the following window.
CCCTGCGGATGCGGCGCTCAGCGCCCGAGGCGAGCGTCGAGCCAGTCGAACATCCGCTCGTCGGTGAGTAGGCGCGCCAGCGGCTGGCAGTGGTAGTCGGCGCCTTCGTCAGCCGTGAATGGTTGCAGCGTCGCATCCGGCACCATCGCGGCGAGCTGCTCGGACTGGCCCGGCCAGAACTGCTCCTTCTCGGGAGAGGTGACCAGCAGTGGCGTCGTGATCTTGGCGGCATCCTCGGGCTCCAGGCGGTAGCGCAGCATCTCGACCATCGTGTCGTAGGGGCTCTGCTTGCCGAAGGGTCGAGCGCGGAAGTTCCAGAGGCGCGAGACGGACTTCGAGTAGCGCAGGGCCATCTCCATCCCGCGGTCGAACTTCTCCTTCTCACCCTTCTCGACCAGTTCCATCTCGGACTTCGGGATGCCGGCGCGCCACGACTGCGAAACATCGACGACCCCGGGATCGGCGACGGCCGCCGCGATCCGGTGCTCGAACGCCAGAGCGCGGGGGAGCCAATATCCGGACTGGCTGATGCCGTACGCGGCGATGCGGTCAGCATCCACGTCGTCTCGAGCAACCAACGCATCAACGACCGGGGTGATCACGGCCT
Protein-coding sequences here:
- a CDS encoding alpha/beta hydrolase family protein, whose amino-acid sequence is MPGYFFTANTDDQKAPTLILVNGSDGSISSMWATGGLGGLQRGYNVLMFDGPGQQSMLFDHEIPFRYDWEAVITPVVDALVARDDVDADRIAAYGISQSGYWLPRALAFEHRIAAAVADPGVVDVSQSWRAGIPKSEMELVEKGEKEKFDRGMEMALRYSKSVSRLWNFRARPFGKQSPYDTMVEMLRYRLEPEDAAKITTPLLVTSPEKEQFWPGQSEQLAAMVPDATLQPFTADEGADYHCQPLARLLTDERMFDWLDARLGR